From the Pectobacterium carotovorum genome, one window contains:
- the adk gene encoding adenylate kinase, protein MRIILLGAPGAGKGTQAQFIMEKYGIPQISTGDMLRAAVKAGTELGKQAKEIMDAGKLVTDELVIALVKERIAQDDCRNGFLLDGFPRTIPQADAMKEAGINVDYVIEFAVPDELIIDRIVGRRVHAASGRVYHVKFNPPKVEGKDDVTGEELTIRKDDHEDTVRKRLVEYHQQTAPLVSYYQKEADAGNTRYFKVEGTRKVEEVRAELETILG, encoded by the coding sequence ATGCGTATTATTCTGCTGGGCGCTCCGGGCGCAGGCAAAGGTACTCAGGCTCAATTCATCATGGAAAAATACGGTATTCCGCAGATTTCCACGGGTGACATGCTGCGTGCAGCGGTAAAAGCCGGTACTGAATTAGGCAAGCAGGCTAAAGAAATCATGGACGCGGGTAAACTGGTCACTGATGAACTGGTCATTGCTCTGGTTAAAGAGCGCATCGCCCAGGACGATTGCCGTAACGGTTTTCTGCTGGATGGCTTCCCACGCACCATTCCGCAAGCGGATGCCATGAAAGAAGCAGGCATCAATGTGGATTACGTTATCGAATTTGCGGTTCCTGACGAACTGATTATCGATCGTATCGTCGGTCGTCGCGTCCATGCGGCATCCGGTCGTGTCTATCATGTAAAATTCAACCCGCCTAAAGTTGAAGGCAAAGACGACGTGACAGGCGAAGAGCTGACTATCCGTAAAGACGACCACGAAGATACCGTGCGTAAGCGTCTGGTTGAGTATCATCAGCAGACGGCACCACTGGTTTCTTACTACCAGAAAGAAGCGGATGCGGGCAACACGCGTTATTTCAAAGTAGAAGGCACGCGTAAAGTGGAAGAAGTTCGCGCAGAACTGGAAACGATTCTGGGCTAA